A single Candidatus Poribacteria bacterium DNA region contains:
- a CDS encoding carbon starvation protein A — protein MNTLLIAILSFIGFIVAYHTYGKWLAQKIFGLDSEATVPSQELRDDVDYVPTKKEVIFGHHFTSIAGTGPIVGPAIAVFWGWLPALLWVVLGSVFIGAVHDFGALVVSLRNRGQSVGEVAGRMIGPRAKFLFLFVLFMGLTIVLAIFGLVIALIFSYYPESVLSVWIEIPLAVAIGIWIYRRGGNILIPSIVALGIMYIGMAVGAYLLPIDLAQWFGIPLLGKTYLNVVVIWTLVLFVYCFIASVLPVWTLLQPRDFINSHELVLALLLLVLGLAVAGLTGRADLTASAPAVASDIPPDAPPIWPFLFITIACGAVSGFHCMVSSGTSSKQVASEGDAQYVGYGAMLLEGGLAVIVILACCAGIGMGIFNRTGTGANYAFQPVVKADSATPVTNHDAWKARYAIKTEINADGTTTVVSGWVSHGLKAKVSAFVDGGGNFLASLGIPLKMGIAIMAVLVASFAATTLDTATRLQRYVIYELAQTVNFKPLTNRYIATAFALVLAAAVALLQGPSGPGSGGLTLWPLFGATNQLLAGLAFMVIVFYLLRRNKPIWFALLPMIVMLIMPAWAMLHQMFNPEMGWLFTGKYLLFGFGIVVEGLQIWMIVEGLLAWRHARGNYPELPPLESFATD, from the coding sequence ATGAACACGCTTCTTATTGCGATCTTGAGCTTTATCGGTTTCATCGTCGCCTATCATACGTATGGCAAATGGTTAGCGCAAAAGATCTTCGGATTAGATTCCGAAGCCACAGTACCGAGTCAAGAATTGCGCGATGATGTCGATTACGTTCCAACGAAAAAAGAGGTCATCTTTGGGCATCACTTCACGAGTATCGCAGGCACAGGTCCAATCGTAGGACCCGCAATTGCCGTTTTTTGGGGCTGGCTACCAGCGTTGCTATGGGTCGTCCTCGGCTCAGTTTTCATCGGTGCTGTGCATGACTTCGGTGCGCTCGTTGTATCCCTCCGCAATCGTGGACAAAGCGTCGGCGAAGTTGCGGGTCGAATGATCGGTCCCCGCGCGAAATTCCTCTTCCTCTTCGTCCTCTTTATGGGACTGACGATTGTCCTTGCCATCTTCGGCTTGGTCATTGCCCTGATTTTCTCCTACTATCCTGAATCCGTCTTGTCTGTTTGGATCGAAATTCCGCTCGCAGTCGCCATTGGTATCTGGATCTATCGCAGGGGGGGCAATATTCTCATCCCGTCCATTGTCGCGCTCGGTATCATGTACATCGGGATGGCAGTCGGAGCATATCTGCTGCCGATCGACTTGGCGCAATGGTTCGGTATCCCGCTGCTCGGAAAAACCTACCTAAACGTCGTAGTGATCTGGACACTGGTGCTTTTCGTCTACTGTTTTATCGCCTCGGTATTGCCCGTTTGGACGCTTCTGCAACCCCGTGATTTCATCAACAGTCATGAACTCGTATTAGCACTCCTCCTCTTAGTGCTTGGACTTGCCGTTGCAGGCTTGACAGGCAGAGCGGATCTGACAGCCTCCGCCCCTGCTGTCGCCTCAGACATCCCACCCGATGCGCCACCGATTTGGCCCTTCCTCTTTATTACGATTGCGTGCGGTGCAGTCAGCGGTTTCCACTGTATGGTGAGTTCCGGGACTTCCAGTAAACAGGTCGCATCCGAAGGCGACGCACAATACGTTGGATACGGCGCAATGCTACTCGAGGGCGGACTCGCCGTTATCGTTATTCTTGCTTGTTGTGCTGGCATCGGTATGGGGATTTTCAACCGAACGGGTACCGGGGCAAACTACGCGTTCCAACCGGTTGTCAAGGCAGATAGCGCAACTCCCGTTACAAATCACGACGCGTGGAAAGCACGCTATGCTATCAAAACGGAAATAAACGCTGATGGGACGACTACGGTCGTCAGCGGTTGGGTAAGCCACGGACTCAAGGCGAAGGTGAGTGCGTTTGTTGATGGGGGTGGGAATTTTCTCGCCTCTCTCGGTATTCCGCTCAAGATGGGCATTGCGATTATGGCGGTCCTTGTTGCAAGTTTCGCCGCCACAACCTTAGACACAGCAACGCGGCTCCAACGGTATGTTATCTATGAACTGGCGCAAACGGTTAACTTCAAGCCGTTAACCAACCGTTATATAGCGACTGCATTCGCGTTAGTGCTCGCTGCCGCAGTCGCTCTGCTACAGGGACCGAGTGGTCCCGGCAGTGGGGGTTTGACGCTCTGGCCCCTCTTCGGTGCGACGAATCAACTCTTAGCCGGATTAGCCTTCATGGTTATCGTTTTCTATCTCCTGCGCCGCAACAAACCGATCTGGTTTGCACTCCTCCCGATGATCGTCATGCTCATCATGCCTGCATGGGCGATGCTCCACCAGATGTTCAATCCGGAAATGGGTTGGCTTTTCACTGGTAAATATTTGCTTTTCGGATTCGGTATTGTCGTCGAAGGCTTACAGATATGGATGATCGTCGAAGGCCTCCTCGCGTGGCGACATGCCCGAGGAAATTATCCGGAACTTCCACCATTGGAAAGTTTTGCCACCGATTGA
- a CDS encoding HNH endonuclease, giving the protein MDSSQRERIRQHYAYSCGYCGVHESDVGATLTVDHHHPTVHGGTNDDENLVYCCHRCNEHKGAYWHEAQIPHVRLLHPLEDDLTSHLREQQNNELIGETLEGTFYIQRLRLNRPQLIEHRRRKHADRKRLSEVKELRQQIHDLQRELTQLNSSIQETLTEIDRETT; this is encoded by the coding sequence ATGGATTCATCACAACGTGAGAGGATTCGGCAGCATTACGCATACAGTTGTGGATATTGTGGTGTTCACGAATCAGACGTTGGAGCAACGCTGACAGTGGATCACCACCATCCAACAGTTCATGGTGGCACAAACGATGATGAGAATCTCGTTTACTGTTGCCACCGGTGTAATGAGCACAAAGGAGCGTATTGGCACGAAGCCCAAATTCCGCACGTTCGCTTACTTCACCCCCTTGAAGACGACCTAACCTCTCATCTTCGCGAACAGCAAAACAATGAACTCATTGGTGAAACTCTTGAGGGGACATTTTACATTCAACGATTACGTTTGAATCGTCCTCAACTTATTGAACACCGCCGCCGTAAACACGCAGATCGGAAAAGACTTAGTGAAGTCAAGGAACTGCGTCAACAGATACACGATTTACAACGAGAGTTAACCCAATTAAACTCATCCATCCAAGAGACGCTGACTGAAATCGATCGAGAAACCACATAA